A genomic window from Pseudomonadota bacterium includes:
- a CDS encoding IclR family transcriptional regulator: METFKGQKKEKTAYTSSVPAVDDASRILICLAKNPSFKINLTDICKEVGIHKSKGYSILSTLQKYGFVDKNLKAKTYSLGPGLISLSRKVLDNMDYREAVAPFLEKLAHETHSTALFAIINDGNAFVVAKHEGDKNIGVTIRIGHRFSATAGAHGKAIVAFMSQEEQKFILKKERLFFHGDATKLDRTRLMAELKECRERGFAFDIGELNPGINAVAAPVFNSQEELIGSLFIIGTFQETQISGFGVMISENARQVSRMLGADLDKIYKMA; encoded by the coding sequence ATGGAAACTTTCAAAGGGCAAAAAAAAGAAAAAACCGCATACACCTCTTCTGTGCCGGCTGTTGATGATGCGTCCCGCATCCTGATCTGCCTGGCAAAAAACCCGTCATTCAAGATAAATCTTACTGATATCTGTAAAGAAGTGGGCATCCACAAGAGCAAGGGATACTCAATCTTAAGCACTTTGCAAAAGTACGGTTTTGTAGATAAAAATCTTAAAGCTAAGACATACTCCCTGGGACCCGGGCTAATTTCCCTGTCCCGGAAGGTTCTCGACAATATGGACTACAGAGAGGCTGTGGCCCCTTTTCTTGAAAAGCTTGCACACGAAACACACAGCACGGCACTGTTCGCCATTATTAATGATGGGAATGCCTTTGTTGTTGCAAAACATGAAGGAGATAAGAATATCGGCGTCACAATAAGGATTGGTCACCGATTCTCCGCTACAGCAGGGGCGCACGGGAAAGCCATTGTTGCATTTATGTCTCAGGAGGAGCAGAAATTTATTTTAAAAAAAGAGAGACTTTTCTTCCATGGGGACGCCACAAAGCTGGATCGCACGAGGCTGATGGCTGAGCTTAAGGAATGTCGTGAGAGAGGTTTTGCATTTGATATAGGTGAATTGAATCCTGGCATCAACGCCGTTGCAGCCCCTGTTTTCAACTCGCAGGAAGAATTGATCGGGTCATTATTCATCATTGGAACATTTCAGGAGACGCAGATCTCCGGGTTCGGTGTTATGATTTCCGAGAACGCCAGACAGGTATCACGCATGCTTGGCGCTGACCTGGATAAGATTTACAAAATGGCATAA